Part of the Vanacampus margaritifer isolate UIUO_Vmar chromosome 12, RoL_Vmar_1.0, whole genome shotgun sequence genome, TATTAAttggcaaaattaaaattaagggtatttttgctataattttaAATAGTTACTTAGTTAGGTTTATAAACAGaagatttcatttcatttcaaaatatttttgtttgtatttaattaatgttaattaaagtgttttgttttttatttcaattatttaattagttttcattaaGAATAATAACCTTGATCCTTAGGTCATGTACAAAATATGGAATGTTATGacaatacatccatccattgtaTTATACGACTTTTCCTTTTTAGGGTAtcagcgtaattaatcgcatgacttcaagagTTGACTgtcgattaatcgcaaattttatatctgttctaaatgtacaataaaatattttttcctaagttttcattctcttgttaacataaaagtgagaaggaaaaaaaactaatagaaatatgtctgcatcttaaattattatttcagaataattcataaaattgaggtaaaattaaaagatgtactgtactgttaaaacgagtgtgatgttgatttgtgtaggggttaatttttctgccactagatggcataattacatttgtaagaagttggtgacagctcagtgcatttttcttttcatattaagagctatctaatctttaaaaaaaaaataaatctgcgcctttttaaaattgtaaattacagcttgaccccagcctccacaaatatatgcattgttattattattatgagatgtattactgctaaatgttggcgtgcgttgcgactggaattcccccagtacaggctttccaagtaaggggtggtcattaatcacgagttaaaaaaaaattgtggcattaaaagaactttaagttaactcaaaattaacgcactaattttgactcCCCTAATATGAACCATTTTTTTAGTAATAGTggaaccttttctttttttttaataataataataattagctcCATACTCACatctccaaactttttttctttttttttttaactagcctCACCGGCtttgtcaaatgtcatttttagcatATAACGCGGGCCCCTGAAAAATGAACAGTGAGCCGCAAATGGCCCCGGGGCCGTAGTTTGGTCCCACCTCGTTTGGAGTCTTCAGCTAATATGCTAACGGCTACCACAATATGATGTTTTTCCACTTCATTGTTCACAATGTCCTTGATCATGTCAAGCCTTATTGATGACCTGATCAAGAGTTGTGTTCTAACACTTTTGTCCAAAGAGTTCACACATCACGTTTGCTAATCGCTTAAAATGCTGACGTCATTTTAAGACATTTCCTCACAAACTTGAGCGTCGGCGTGCATTCAAAAATGTCGCCATTACTTCCACCTTGCGCTTAAAAACATATCCTGTCTTTCACCCCCCGCAGGAAATTGTTGCCAAAGGGGGGAGAATATATTCTGTGAAGCGCCTCTGTGAGAACACaaggagacacacacacacgtgcaaacacttccacgcacgcacgcacgcacgcacgcacgcacacacactttgcaCACTGAAAGAAGAAGCTATCCAAACTTTTCCAGCAGTGCTGGTCAGCCGTCCTCGCAGCTCATTGGTCGTTTCTGCTCTCCATCAAACACTTGTTGAAAATGTGGACCAGCACCAGACAAGACACACATCGCTGACCTCACCGTTGccatgcaacccccccccccctcccccctccctcccttgtGGGAGAAAGCAAAAGAAGAGGATGGACGAATGGGACGAGCCGAATTGTTGCCAAAACTCTAATagaaaaatcattcctgctacacataattgccattttttttttgcgggggggggggggggtggtctgCCTTTTATGTCTACACAGTGTGTAAGAtgtttttaagaagaaaaaaaaagtgcaatgcaAAAAGGCAATAGGTTCATTTGTATGATGGACGGTATAAGATTAGGCTTGTTGCTGGTTTTAGTGCTCTTCTTACTTTTCAGTTTtgttgtagaaaaaaatataacgtGTGTGTTTTCTCCTCCCCGCCGACCACgtcatttgttttatatactgtactttttaaCGATGGGTAATTTATAATTCTTGTGTTTGGGAGATGACCTTTGAGGAATGACGAGAAAGTGTCCAGCCACAGATTTCTTCCTCTCCaagaatgtttttaaaacagtgcCATATAGACCATGCAAAGTGTATAAGAATTCATATATAGCACACTCACCTTATTGCATTATTATCATTCTTACTCTAATTTATTTctacttaataataatatggttctgaatgtaatattttttttttaggtaggcGCGTGTCCTTTTGTCAATTTCGTTACTGCTGTTATGGTGCCAAGTACACAGGAATGATGTGTGAAAATGATAaggattttaaaaacaaaaaaaaaaatacaaaagtgtaACTCTAAATGCAAGAGACCAAGTACAAGAAATGGCTTTTATTTGCGTTCCATGTAGCCTGCTGCAAGAGCATTATAACGTGAGTGGGAacgtattttttgtttgtatggTTTGAATTGATCACACTACACGTGTTAAGTCGTTACCtgcctgtgattttttttttttttttttttgttattgaaatCACTGCAAGTAGAAAATAATGTTGTGCCTGCTGCAgaatttgtgttttctttctgtGTGATTTGAATTGTTAAGCAAACAAAGTaggggacaaaaacaaaagtcgtGCTTGTTTTTGCTCCGAGTTGACTGTAGGATTATAAGGCGCAGTTTTCCTTCACTCCATTTGACAGTATCAAAGCAAATAGAGATTTGATCCTAGCCCCTGTGGAGCGCCACGTGGCCTGCAGGTGATGCACTTGTCAAGCAATAAACAACATTAGAGCTCAACAAATGCCTCCTTGTCCTTTTTCACCATGCACTCAGTATTGCCATATGCTTTGTTGCGGAAGTCATTTTTGCGATCTTTTCAAGCATGCCGCATAAAGTCACGTTGACAAATAACAATGCGGAATAAATGTAATGCTATTATACCAATATTTTTGTTAAGTTACAaaatgttagcttttttttattaacatatGTAGCTATATTATAACACTCTTCATTGAtgtctgttttctttttggtcaaaaagttttcattttctttttaagaatgAAAAACTGCAGAAGAAGCACATTGGGCCTCTGAATGGAAGATATGGCATATTTATCAATATAACCTTTTTTTTGACGaatattaattacaaaaaattgaatccgttatttatatatttttcgttCCAGGGTCATATTTAAATTGTATAAAGTGTAAAAGATCACATGACTAaaatcctgtatatatttttttccagctcCTAACTTGTTGCCTTTCATGTTGTAAAATGGAGGCTGGTCCTTAATATGTCTTACGTGAGTTTATAAATTTCATTTGCAAAGTCGTTGAAATGGAAATGTtataaataacttaaaaaatatataatacagaAATGATAAAAGTCCatgaaaaataagttatttttacACCTCAATCCAAATAATTccgtttattttttcaaacgtcctattaacaataatataatGCAGTAATTTcactaatttaatttatattaaggCCATACATTAAGACAAACAAAGCAAATGCGtgttaaataatttattcataatacaaagtgtttttctttctctaTAACCTCCCGGAAGCTGCAATAATAATACTCtttaaaagcaacaacaacaacaacaaaaagatgcTCCAGTTTTCTATCGGGTGTTCTGATgaggtcaaaacaaaaatattgtgtcaATTAATTACTTGTTTTTCCACACGGTCTATTTACAGCAATTTAAAGTGTGCGACttaaaaagaagtcaaaagGAAGCAGTGGCTCGTTTGCGAGGAAATAAGCGCGTCAGGGCTGCGTGGAGGACAcaagtctttgttttttgttttttttcccccctcccctctgCTTCAAACAACATAAATTATTCTGTAAAAAATCTGTACAATACAATCTCATGTATACTTTTGTCGTCTTGAACAATCCGTTTTCGTTCTCTTTGAGCCATTTCGGACAGTGGATACCCTGCTTAAACTGAGCTTTGAAAGCGTCACAGCCCGTTCACACCTGACAAGTGAAACTTTTGTGTTGAAATccggattaaaaacaaaaaaacataacctCGATAATGAGttgtatatccatccatccgtttttttttttaatatatatatataacgctTAATTGTCCTTGAGGTCAGATGTGAGCTGGATTCACAAACTCATTCACACTAtttcgacaaaaaaaaaggaaaaaaagaatcacGTGTGGATTAGAGTTGCAATCCAGATTGTATCTATTTTTATACGTGTAACTCCAGTAGTCCCATATCGTGTCCTTTAGTGCCTTCCCTCCAAAGACGCCATGTTGATCATGTCAGGTGCAAATGGGCTCCGAAAGAGTCTCTCCCagtggggggtggggagggaaaggggaaggggggggggtcatcacAAGGTGTCCGAGCTGTTACTACAGGGGCTGATGAGGGCCAAATTGCCACCGCCTCCGCCGCTTTTGTGCTTTTTCAACAGTCTCGTGATCTTCTCGTCGTCCGAGTTGGGGTCGAGCGGCTTGTTGtactcgtcgtcgtcgtcgttgtCCGAACTCTCCTTCATCTTCTCCGTCTCCGAGTCGTGCTTCTTCTTGGCCGTGGCCATCTCGGCGGCGTGCCTCTTCCGCCATTTGGTCCTCCTGTTCTGGAACCACACCTGGTATAGTGGACACAACAATGCTCAACAGgtcttccaaaaaaaacaaaaaaaaaacgcacaatcacaatgaattaaaaaaaaaaaagatttatgacGCAATTGAAACGAGTCCACTCCTTACTTTGACTTGGCTTTCGGTCATCCCTAACGAGTAGGCCAGGCGAGCTCTCTCCGGACCTGCCAGGTACTTGGTCTGCTCGAAGGTTTTTTCCAGGGCGAAAATCTGCTGGCCAGAAAAAGTGGGCCTGGAGTGCTTCTTCTTGCCGTCTTTGTCCATCATCAAGCTCGACTGAGCTGGAAAGAGAGTgacaaaatttcattttttttttttttttttacaaattacaatATTCCTCACTtatatttgaattaatttattgcttTGCGACCTGAAAATTAATTGATGGGCTAATAAATCTAAAGTGGCCTGTTggcataaaaataaagttattgtgacttttatagaaaaaaagaaaacatttaaacctCGATTTATAGGCATGTATTcagatgattatttttatttaatcaaaacataaaatgtgtttctatatttattattctctattttgaaaatcaaacacACTCAATAAGAAGTGTTTTTGCTCGAAAATGACGtaaacatttcagttttttttttttgcagacttATTGACTTAGcataaattaatcattttacaGCAGTCTGTATTCATGACTGTTGAACTATATACAAAGTTTTCTGCACGAGTCTTCCGAGGAAAGTGCAATAGTAAACCAAATTTACTTACGTCTACTTATGAGACCAACATGTCCATGTGCGTATGTACAAAAAAGTGACGcatgtgtcaaagtcactgccAGGGGGGGCAGAGCCGGCCTGACAACTCATTTTATGTTGGCTCACTAAAGCAAATGACGTGTTTACTTCATATTTATGGCGAAATTGAATTGCTCTTTTCACatgggggagggaaaaaaacaagtgcataaaatttaaattgtgaGCTTCAACAACTTTTGcaagcatttattttcactaaaacttttctttaattaaaataaggactgtaaacaacaaacaataaatGCTTGCCTCTATTTGCCATGGCGTCTTCTTTCAAATTGCCTAAAGTATATCACCAGTCAAATTCAGAGGCAATTGTGTAATAATATGATGGTTTGTTCGCTTGGCACTAAGAGATAATTAAgcagtttttaaataaaggatAGTTTTTTGGCAtgattaacaaaaacaaaacaaataaacaaatcacgGTGACTCGAGATGTCTTGTGACATTTACGCAAACAATGGCTGTGTTGAAATGACTTTAAAAGAcatttgttaatttaattttatattatgtTGAGCCAGCATGTgattttattaatgtattcatttattaatttagttattttagAAGCAGTGTTTGCAGGCATTTACTTACACGGACAGGGCACGCGCGGGTCCCTCCACGGGGACCCCTGCATGACGCCGGGCCAGAAGATGGGCGCCCTCCCGGGGAGCTCAGCCAGAGGTTTGGGGTAACGGGACACGGCGGGGCCGAAGTACatcccggcggcggcggccgcggCGGCGGTGCTGGCCAACCCGTTGATCCTGGGGAAGCCGGCGGAGAGCAGTTGGCCAGCGGTGGTGATGGGCCTCCCCAGGATGTCGCTTATTCCGTGCGGGGTGGCCCCGCAGGACAGATGCGAGTGGAGGCTGGACAGCGACGGCGCCTTGAaacctgccgccgccgccgcagcagCAGCCGCCGCCGGGTTCTGCTGCAGCGCGTACGGGAAAAGCGACGTCTTCATCTCGGTCATGTTGTGCAACGCCGCCAGCGGGGTGCTGCCCAGGACGAAAGCACTCTGCCGGTTAGCCTCCATCTGCCCCACGGCTAACATTTGTCAACATGAAATCGAAAGGAAGTCGCGAGTGAAAGTTAACGGACTCTTCCGGCCGGGCGCGCTCCCCCGACTGTCCCGACGGTGCGGGATGACTCCAACTTCTTCCCGGATGTCCTCGTTTATCGGCGACGGGGCTGCTACGCGGGCTCCGGGCCAAGTGACAGGAAGTCGGACGTTCTTGTGATGTTCTGGCCGCTTTTGACGGACTCTTGGCGGTGTGTTGCCAGCGAAGAGGGAGCCTCCCTCTGATAACAGCGCAGCCACCTGCACGCGCGAGGATCCCATTGGACGAGGCTGCAGTCTGCCCCGCGCTGATTGGACGAGACCCGAGGGCTTCTGTGCTCCGATTGGATGGAAGGCTGAAGTCCGCCGCTGTGGCGGGCTGCTGCTTCTCCGACGCGTTGTCGAAAAAAGGAATTTCAGTTGACACGGACGAGGGGACCTCGCTTAAGAGGACTCAGTGGATTTATTAGAGATGGGCAGTCACATTAAAAAGTAGGCTAGTATATGTAATTATATTTTCAAACTACAAGTCgtctttattattgtttttatagcTACTACTTCACTCAAGCAAAATCGCAGGGTATATTTTAAGAATGATGGCTTTCAACGTCAcagtttaaaacttttttcctCTGAAATTGCGAAATGTGCGGAATATGAAATGTCTGTAAAAAGAAGTGCGTTATGAAACGTGTAAAAGTTGTGAATTCATAGACTCTGCAGCAATTTGAATGCAGCAGATGCTGCAGTTCATAATATTGTTAACTTCTCTCTTAATGGCGCGTCTCAAATCGTAAATTACAATTTGATGCATGCGTATtacaaaaagataaaatattaaaagatgAAGGCAAcgtgaaataaaatacatattacgATTTCTGGTATAGGCCTATAATTGcatttcatatttattattaataaggGGAAATGAGCTGCTAAACGTGTTATTTTTTGCGTTAGATTTATGTGAAATAGCCTAcgttaaatatattattttactattacgtttacaaataaaactgaaaaagcTTTTCATTAAATATTCGATTTTAATTAGGCCTATACTACATACGAATATCTTCCACAACTGAcgcttttgttttaaatgaatgatcTCCACTTTGACgctgtttaaaaaacacacacacactatgtgAACATTAGAGTGTAAAGGACAAAGTTTTACATGAGTTAAATAATGCTTGTTTTGGAGACAAACAGTGTTATTACACAAGGAGgtggggggtgggaggggggcgTCGGGCTCCAGTCATCACTGTGAGTGCTGTAATATTTTATGGAGATGTAGGGTTGTAAGAGTGAAATATGACCATGTTGTCATTTGAAAGGCACCAAATGCACCTTGCTTCTCATTTTCTCACCGAGGAAAagattgtgattttttaaaaggttttcaaCGCGAGGTGATTCACAATTGTGACAGTATGCCTTCAAAGTTGAAAAggtacacatatatacattacCAGGCTTTTCAATTCAAATATCACCTCTGGTTATCATTTAATCacgtacataaaaaaatatatatatactttaaaataatcgatatatatatatatatatatatatatatatatatatatatatatatatatatatatatatatatatatatatatatatatatatacacatatataggatcagcttgaaaaaaaaaaagaaaaaaaaaacaataaatcccATGGATCCATCTGAATGGTACATCAAACAGTCAGTGAGAgatcaatgacaaaaatattgggcactttttcattttccaGTTCATCTGCAGCCAAACGCTGCTGTGCCAACCCAGGCcgccacaataaaataaatggcacTTTCCACTTGATCATAATTGACTTGCATCACTTCATTTaaacatccccccaaaaattaaataaaaaatagccgtGGTGCTCACAAAACGAATAAACAAATGAGAGTTTAATAGCCTGTTTAGCAAACCAAAACATTATGAATATATGAGGCATATAAACTATAATTGTACGAATTAAAAACATTCTgtcactaaaataaataaatacataaataaataaataaacagcagGCTACAttagcacacacatttttgaaaaaaaaaacgaacgtACTAATATCAACATGAAATtcatcattaaaaatgtattagcaTAATGAAATAACTATTCGAACCTGTTGCTCGGAGTCACCATGTGCTAAATATGAGTGGGCTGATTTATGTCGTTAAAACTCTATTGTTATTTGTAATAATGGCTAGGCCACAGGCCTTTTGTCTATCCATCGAATGGGAATGGGTTAATAAAGATGCAAAAGATAAGATTATCGGTCTGTAATCTGGGCACAGATGGCAACGAAAGAGCTCTCACGGGGGAAGATAAGCAGATGTttgaatacacaaaaaaaagagacacaagCTCGGCTATCTCAGCATCTGATTTCTTCTTTATCTTTTCAATGCCTCGCACCTCATTAGAAATGATACACTAAACGAAATGAAAAcgcacaaaataaacattttaactgaTTCATGTTTTTCAGGTGGGAACATGTTTTGTCAAAGCATTATTGATGGCAGAAAGCTATGAAATGATGTGTAGGCAATGtaaattaaaacaagcat contains:
- the nkx6.2 gene encoding homeobox protein Nkx-6.2, translated to MLAVGQMEANRQSAFVLGSTPLAALHNMTEMKTSLFPYALQQNPAAAAAAAAAAGFKAPSLSSLHSHLSCGATPHGISDILGRPITTAGQLLSAGFPRINGLASTAAAAAAAGMYFGPAVSRYPKPLAELPGRAPIFWPGVMQGSPWRDPRVPCPSQSSLMMDKDGKKKHSRPTFSGQQIFALEKTFEQTKYLAGPERARLAYSLGMTESQVKVWFQNRRTKWRKRHAAEMATAKKKHDSETEKMKESSDNDDDDEYNKPLDPNSDDEKITRLLKKHKSGGGGGNLALISPCSNSSDTL